The Amycolatopsis mongoliensis genome includes a window with the following:
- a CDS encoding MlaE family ABC transporter permease, with translation MTTHAAAPPRSKDRERRKAIRRSGLGSAVSRPLEQAGEMVRLMGDVLYSALRHPVGYWGEVREQMFQTLKLCWIPMIISTTAFGLGAPGLQGGNIFSLFGIPERLGSFFIMASVREFAPWINAMVVAGVMGTAITADLGARRIREEIDAMEVLGVDPIRTLIVPRVVAMTLITGLMDLVALAFGVVGGYIAAVPILKANSSAFFGSFFDNATTTDIWASVIKTSIFGLIIGVVCCYKGLHTGGGPIGVGRAVNQAVVIAFAAIWIFNAVFTAIMLGLNPEMQIYK, from the coding sequence ATGACGACGCACGCAGCGGCACCGCCGAGGTCGAAAGACCGGGAGCGGCGGAAGGCGATCCGGCGATCCGGCCTGGGCTCCGCGGTCTCGCGTCCGCTGGAGCAGGCCGGCGAAATGGTGCGGCTGATGGGCGACGTGCTGTACTCCGCCCTCCGGCACCCTGTTGGCTACTGGGGCGAAGTTCGTGAGCAGATGTTCCAGACGCTGAAGCTGTGCTGGATCCCGATGATCATCTCGACCACGGCCTTCGGCCTCGGGGCTCCGGGGCTGCAGGGCGGGAACATCTTCTCCCTCTTCGGTATCCCCGAACGGCTTGGCTCGTTCTTCATCATGGCGAGCGTCCGCGAGTTCGCGCCCTGGATCAACGCGATGGTCGTGGCCGGCGTGATGGGCACGGCGATCACCGCGGACCTCGGTGCCCGCCGCATCCGTGAAGAAATCGACGCGATGGAGGTCCTGGGCGTCGATCCGATCCGGACGCTCATCGTGCCGCGGGTGGTCGCGATGACGTTGATCACGGGGCTGATGGACCTGGTGGCGCTGGCTTTCGGTGTCGTGGGCGGGTACATCGCCGCCGTGCCGATCCTCAAGGCGAACAGCAGCGCGTTCTTCGGCAGCTTCTTCGACAACGCGACGACGACCGACATCTGGGCGAGCGTGATCAAGACGTCGATCTTCGGGCTGATCATCGGTGTCGTCTGCTGCTACAAGGGCCTGCACACCGGCGGCGGGCCGATCGGGGTGGGGCGGGCGGTCAACCAGGCCGTGGTGATCGCGTTCGCGGCGATCTGGATATTCAACGCGGTCTTCACCGCGATCATGCTCGGTCTCAACCCTGAGATGCAGATCTACAAGTGA
- a CDS encoding ABC transporter permease, with the protein MTRAAQNGGVGEKKLPGAPKPADVEISFKGMATSVKSAVETGGDIARFSGRTIRALPDLRHYATEVFHQCGLLILSSGLVIWLMQFVIGYECGLEGNYTLKQIGVPLYSGIFNAWCAIREMAPYMWGYIFAAKVGCGLVAEIGSMRISDEIDAMEVMGVKSRSYLVGSRIVAAWIAMPFLYVVGLGIMYIGEFLTTVKMLGGVSPGGYNFIFWLYQNPQDLFFSLCKVMAMGTAIIFVGCYYGYNASGGSVGVGRSTAKSMMLNMVLIHIVGVLGTQLFWGLAPNAPIAN; encoded by the coding sequence GTGACCCGAGCTGCGCAGAACGGCGGAGTCGGCGAGAAGAAGCTGCCCGGTGCGCCGAAGCCTGCCGACGTCGAGATTTCGTTCAAGGGCATGGCGACTTCGGTCAAGTCCGCGGTTGAGACCGGCGGCGACATCGCCCGGTTCTCGGGCCGGACGATCCGGGCGTTGCCCGACCTCCGGCACTACGCCACGGAAGTGTTCCACCAGTGCGGCTTGCTGATCCTGTCCAGCGGGCTCGTCATCTGGCTGATGCAGTTCGTGATCGGGTACGAGTGCGGCCTCGAAGGCAACTACACGCTCAAGCAGATCGGCGTTCCCCTCTATTCGGGGATCTTCAACGCCTGGTGCGCGATCCGCGAGATGGCCCCGTACATGTGGGGCTACATCTTCGCGGCGAAAGTCGGCTGCGGTCTGGTCGCCGAGATCGGCTCGATGCGCATCTCCGACGAGATCGACGCGATGGAGGTCATGGGCGTCAAGTCGAGGAGCTACCTGGTCGGCAGCCGCATCGTCGCGGCCTGGATCGCAATGCCGTTCCTCTACGTGGTGGGCCTCGGAATCATGTACATCGGGGAGTTCCTCACCACCGTGAAGATGCTCGGTGGGGTTTCCCCCGGTGGCTACAATTTCATCTTCTGGCTCTACCAGAACCCGCAGGACCTGTTCTTCTCCCTGTGCAAGGTGATGGCCATGGGGACGGCGATCATCTTCGTCGGATGCTATTACGGCTACAACGCCAGTGGCGGATCCGTCGGCGTGGGAAGAAGTACGGCGAAGTCGATGATGCTGAACATGGTGCTGATACATATCGTCGGTGTATTGGGGACCCAGCTCTTCTGGGGTCTGGCGCCGAATGCACCGATCGCCAACTGA
- a CDS encoding ABC transporter ATP-binding protein, which yields MSTSNTADAPTRIHTRSGHLLAGPADRTHSMEVRNVSKAFGNFHVMRGMNINFVDDAITTVLGPSGTGKSVLLKHLVGLLEPDEGEIVIFGQDLWKITEQERYDLRKRFGVLFQDGALFGSMNIYDNTAFPLRKHTDMSEAEIEHIVMTRLTEVGLERSITKLPNEVSGGMRKRAGFARALVLNPDIVLFDEPDSGLDPVRTSLLNDLILDMHREHKGTYLLVTHDIRTARKVSDYVGLIWQGQVVHYGEAEEAFASDDPFVRQFLAGESAGPLGMD from the coding sequence GTGTCCACATCGAACACCGCCGACGCACCCACGCGGATCCATACCCGCAGCGGCCACCTCTTGGCCGGCCCGGCCGACCGGACGCACTCGATGGAAGTGCGGAACGTCTCGAAGGCCTTCGGGAACTTCCACGTCATGCGCGGCATGAACATCAACTTCGTCGACGACGCCATCACGACGGTGCTCGGGCCGTCGGGTACCGGTAAGAGCGTGCTCCTGAAGCACCTCGTCGGGCTCCTGGAGCCCGACGAGGGCGAGATCGTCATCTTCGGCCAGGACCTGTGGAAGATCACCGAGCAGGAGCGCTACGACCTCCGCAAGCGCTTCGGTGTGCTGTTCCAAGACGGCGCCTTGTTCGGCTCCATGAACATCTACGACAACACCGCCTTCCCGCTGCGCAAGCACACGGACATGAGCGAGGCGGAGATCGAGCACATCGTGATGACCCGGCTGACGGAAGTCGGCTTGGAGCGGTCGATCACGAAACTCCCGAACGAGGTCTCGGGTGGTATGCGGAAGCGCGCCGGGTTCGCGCGGGCGCTCGTGCTCAACCCGGACATCGTGTTGTTCGACGAGCCGGACTCCGGTCTGGACCCCGTCCGTACAAGCCTGCTGAACGACCTCATCCTGGACATGCACCGCGAGCACAAGGGCACCTACCTGCTCGTCACGCACGACATCCGCACCGCGCGCAAGGTCAGCGACTACGTCGGCCTCATCTGGCAGGGACAGGTCGTGCACTACGGCGAAGCCGAGGAAGCGTTCGCGTCCGACGACCCCTTCGTGCGGCAGTTCCTGGCCGGCGAATCCGCCGGCCCGCTGGGGATGGACTGA
- a CDS encoding MlaD family protein encodes MKRVLTVGIIVVAALGVGATAVAAMGNGDYEVGVILDSATNVVSGGTVQVNGFEVGKVSDISVEGGKAKLMLALEGDHVPLHDGAQVRIEWKAALGERMVNITDGPSRNAEIPDHGMIKGDMPVPMELDQVLNALDPPTRAKLSSLINRLDSTVKGHEADLNHTVRSAGPAVQALGEVLRGLGSDGPAIKQMVTQLDTMVGTLAGREADLRTVIDQLSKTTSLTAQQHEALASALKKLPGTLQTAGKTLGDVPDAVGQAVPLLKDLEPATAKLPDVSRNLRPVLTDLRPLVAELRPALADAQTLLNYTPGLLDTAHATAPGLNSAVSSLMPALSFLRPFTPEAVGLLSNWGSATSNYDANGHYGRIYIQAGASNVNVNPGIVPPGFTSDPTPLPGSPVGQPWTDAFGSGIR; translated from the coding sequence ATGAAACGTGTGTTGACGGTCGGCATCATCGTGGTGGCGGCCCTGGGCGTGGGCGCCACCGCCGTCGCGGCGATGGGAAACGGCGACTACGAGGTCGGCGTGATCCTCGACTCCGCGACGAACGTGGTGTCGGGAGGGACCGTGCAGGTCAACGGTTTCGAAGTCGGCAAGGTGTCGGACATCTCGGTCGAGGGCGGCAAGGCGAAGCTGATGCTCGCCCTCGAAGGTGACCATGTTCCCCTCCACGACGGCGCGCAGGTGCGCATCGAGTGGAAGGCGGCGCTCGGCGAGCGGATGGTGAACATCACCGACGGACCGAGCCGGAACGCGGAGATCCCCGACCACGGCATGATCAAGGGCGACATGCCGGTGCCGATGGAGCTCGACCAGGTGCTCAACGCTCTGGATCCACCGACTCGGGCCAAGCTCAGCTCGTTGATCAACCGGCTCGACAGCACGGTCAAGGGCCACGAGGCCGACCTGAATCACACGGTGCGCTCGGCCGGCCCCGCCGTGCAAGCGCTCGGTGAAGTGCTGCGGGGACTCGGCAGCGACGGGCCGGCCATCAAGCAGATGGTCACCCAGCTCGACACCATGGTCGGCACCCTCGCCGGTCGTGAGGCCGACCTGCGCACGGTGATCGACCAGCTGTCGAAGACGACGTCGCTGACCGCGCAGCAGCACGAGGCACTCGCCTCGGCGCTCAAGAAGCTGCCCGGCACCTTGCAGACCGCGGGCAAGACCCTGGGCGACGTGCCCGACGCGGTGGGGCAGGCGGTGCCGCTGCTGAAGGACCTCGAACCGGCGACGGCGAAGCTGCCGGACGTGAGCCGGAACCTCCGGCCGGTGCTGACCGACCTGCGGCCGCTGGTCGCCGAGTTGCGGCCGGCGCTGGCCGACGCGCAGACCCTGCTGAACTACACGCCGGGACTGCTGGACACCGCGCACGCGACGGCACCCGGCCTGAACTCGGCCGTGAGCAGCCTGATGCCCGCGTTGAGTTTCCTGCGTCCGTTCACACCGGAAGCGGTGGGCCTGCTGTCCAACTGGGGATCGGCGACCAGCAACTACGACGCCAACGGCCACTACGGCCGCATCTACATACAGGCCGGGGCGTCGAACGTGAACGTCAATCCGGGCATCGTGCCGCCGGGCTTCACCAGCGACCCGACACCGTTGCCAGGATCGCCGGTCGGCCAGCCCTGGACCGACGCGTTCGGAAGTGGGATCCGATGA
- a CDS encoding MlaD family protein: MSKHTSRPPRPSRPVSYRLRGLAVVVVACVGVTAGAVGANDKGQPGEITIVAKFTDASPLIPGNEVKVDGVNVGQVAAMTVDSDKHAAVALSLNPAALPVHTDAKVTLKPVSILGERYLDLDRGTPSAPELQDGDVLPVQQTSVYTDLDQVLNTIDDPTGQSLAALVTVLGEGMRENGRNADATIQALASSMKDTDGLAKVLKEQNGLLTSVVDKIEPVAQALAVDNGATLDGLLSSAQTATEATAKNRAALESTLSRLPDTLSAARKTLGQLTGTAQATTPVLQSIRPTTDNLSAISDELKKFSESLDPALASAKPVLDKAQGLLDEARPVVDQLKTAGPDLRTTVGSARPVVTDLTNNFGNVLNFIRNWALSTNGGDGVSHYLRAMLVVNPDLLTGLVPGLNAPNGAPTPPQQGPPRGDTGTPAQGAPPLPLPSLPGLTGSGGVLGGLLATGLQSDGGVTGLSRQQESGVLQFLIGGGQ; this comes from the coding sequence ATGAGCAAGCACACGTCCCGGCCGCCCCGGCCGTCACGTCCGGTGTCCTACCGGCTCCGTGGCCTCGCCGTGGTCGTCGTCGCGTGCGTCGGCGTGACCGCCGGCGCCGTGGGCGCGAACGACAAAGGACAGCCCGGCGAGATCACGATCGTCGCCAAGTTCACCGACGCCAGCCCGCTGATCCCGGGCAACGAGGTGAAGGTCGACGGCGTCAACGTCGGCCAAGTCGCGGCCATGACGGTGGACAGCGACAAGCATGCCGCGGTGGCGCTGAGCCTGAATCCCGCGGCACTGCCGGTGCACACCGACGCCAAGGTCACGCTCAAGCCGGTCAGCATCCTCGGCGAGCGGTACCTCGACTTGGACCGCGGGACGCCCTCGGCACCCGAGCTCCAGGACGGCGACGTCCTGCCGGTGCAGCAGACCAGCGTCTACACCGACCTCGACCAGGTTCTCAACACCATCGACGACCCCACCGGGCAGTCGCTGGCAGCCTTGGTGACCGTGCTCGGCGAAGGCATGCGGGAGAACGGCCGGAACGCCGACGCGACCATCCAGGCGCTCGCTTCGTCCATGAAGGACACCGACGGGCTGGCGAAGGTCCTCAAGGAACAGAACGGCCTGCTCACCAGCGTGGTCGACAAGATCGAACCGGTGGCCCAGGCCCTGGCCGTGGACAACGGGGCGACCCTCGACGGCCTCCTCTCGTCCGCGCAGACCGCCACCGAAGCCACCGCGAAGAACCGGGCCGCGCTCGAGTCGACCCTCAGCCGGCTGCCGGACACCCTCTCCGCGGCCCGGAAGACGCTCGGGCAGCTGACCGGTACCGCGCAGGCCACGACGCCCGTCCTGCAGTCGATCAGGCCGACGACGGACAACCTGAGCGCCATCAGCGACGAGCTCAAGAAGTTCTCCGAGTCGCTCGACCCGGCGCTGGCGAGCGCGAAGCCGGTCCTGGACAAGGCGCAAGGCCTGCTCGACGAGGCTCGCCCGGTGGTCGACCAGCTCAAGACCGCCGGCCCGGACCTGCGGACCACCGTCGGCTCCGCCCGCCCGGTCGTCACCGACCTGACGAACAACTTCGGGAACGTGCTGAACTTCATCCGGAACTGGGCGCTGAGCACCAACGGCGGCGACGGTGTTTCCCACTACCTACGGGCCATGCTCGTCGTCAACCCCGACCTGCTGACGGGTCTCGTGCCCGGCCTCAACGCACCCAACGGGGCTCCTACGCCCCCGCAGCAGGGCCCTCCCCGGGGTGACACCGGCACGCCGGCTCAAGGGGCGCCGCCGCTGCCGCTGCCGAGCCTTCCAGGACTCACCGGCTCAGGCGGAGTCCTCGGCGGGCTGCTGGCCACGGGACTGCAATCCGACGGCGGCGTGACCGGGCTCAGCCGGCAGCAGGAAAGCGGCGTTCTGCAGTTCCTCATCGGTGGAGGTCAGTGA
- a CDS encoding MlaD family protein, with protein MASTVGRKRRSLFIGFVVLALFVASVGIAITASDGLPGKPTTVVKAAFGDVGALRSGDDIRIGGVRVGQVGDINLVDNQAVVELKFDGDKPIYRNSKAVTASVGARSALGQKYVDFTPGTPDAGEVGENDVIPSAKTEGAQELSDVLAVFDEPTRKALQDTLREAGGGVVGHQQDLRDALGALPEELPDLGSVAGALATDDGKDLTGTLRALDSLSGRFTNRQQEISALVGQLKTTLDAVGVDGGKPLADVVDKAPDTLGKARGALQSLQVPLADAQAAMSSLKPGADALGQATPDVRGVLREGVPPLDKVPGVAGQAEPAVGALTQTFSDARPLAPAVRSAVGSAHVPLEILAPYSPEIASWFSYTANALSQGDAAGHWLRIYPLFNTESLSGALSALKDPVTARNAYPAPGQAPQDKKSSLLGPR; from the coding sequence ATGGCGAGCACGGTCGGCCGCAAGAGGAGGTCCCTGTTCATCGGGTTCGTCGTCCTCGCCCTCTTCGTGGCCTCGGTCGGTATCGCGATCACCGCGAGCGACGGCCTGCCGGGCAAGCCGACGACGGTCGTGAAGGCCGCCTTCGGCGACGTCGGTGCCCTGCGCAGCGGCGACGACATCCGCATCGGCGGCGTGCGGGTCGGCCAGGTCGGCGACATCAACCTGGTCGACAACCAGGCCGTCGTCGAGCTGAAGTTCGACGGCGACAAGCCGATCTACCGCAATTCCAAAGCCGTGACCGCGTCGGTCGGCGCGCGATCGGCGCTGGGCCAGAAGTACGTCGACTTCACGCCAGGAACGCCCGACGCGGGCGAGGTCGGCGAAAACGACGTCATCCCGTCGGCGAAGACCGAGGGCGCGCAGGAGCTTTCCGACGTGCTGGCCGTCTTCGACGAGCCGACGCGGAAGGCCCTGCAGGACACGCTGCGCGAGGCCGGCGGCGGCGTCGTCGGACACCAGCAGGACCTCCGCGACGCGCTGGGGGCCTTGCCCGAGGAGCTGCCTGACCTCGGATCCGTGGCCGGTGCGCTGGCCACCGACGACGGGAAGGACCTGACCGGGACGCTGCGTGCGCTGGACAGCCTCAGCGGCCGCTTCACCAACCGCCAGCAGGAGATCTCCGCGCTGGTCGGGCAACTGAAGACCACGTTGGACGCGGTCGGCGTCGATGGCGGCAAGCCGCTGGCGGACGTCGTGGACAAGGCGCCGGACACGCTGGGGAAGGCACGCGGGGCACTGCAGTCGCTGCAGGTGCCGCTGGCCGATGCCCAGGCGGCGATGTCGTCGCTGAAGCCGGGCGCGGACGCGCTGGGCCAGGCGACCCCGGACGTCCGGGGGGTGCTGCGCGAGGGCGTTCCGCCGCTCGACAAGGTGCCGGGCGTCGCCGGGCAGGCCGAGCCGGCGGTCGGGGCGCTCACGCAGACCTTCTCCGACGCGAGGCCGCTGGCGCCGGCGGTGCGCTCGGCCGTGGGCTCGGCGCACGTGCCGCTCGAGATCCTCGCGCCGTACTCGCCGGAGATCGCGTCGTGGTTCTCCTACACGGCCAACGCGCTCAGCCAGGGTGACGCGGCGGGCCACTGGCTGCGCATCTACCCGTTGTTCAACACCGAGTCCCTGTCCGGCGCCTTGAGCGCGTTGAAGGACCCGGTCACCGCGCGCAACGCCTATCCCGCACCGGGACAGGCACCGCAGGACAAGAAGAGCTCTCTGCTGGGGCCGAGGTGA
- a CDS encoding MlaD family protein produces MALLVKNRRRRPKSKGSLFKLGAMFVVVALVAGLALFNKDRVLTTLRPGTELTINFARDYRLQPYATEVKVAGIPIGKVVDVREAQDGSADVTVKVDDDVPAKLRTAPSAVIRAATVLGGRYYVDLVPGGEKGTPAGEIPKDRTRVPVELDKVVDALPPNTLNSLQKTVGSLDATLDDEGRAAIDQLLADAPGTLDPAGDVLRAAQGTRPRQDLTDVVSGLESASSALTKEPGQLDSIVRNLGKVSTVLGDRASDLSHTVSGLPEALDSTNAGLSRLDGTLAKIKDVAEPARPVARELDTALQHADPVLAKARPLVNDLKDLLTDARPVVRDLVPTAQGLTTALDDVRGPVLDRVNGPIKSTILSPYRGTGPYAGTSGDRPLYQELGYMLSNADRASSMTDGNGASIAFEPGVGPGTIGGLPISLEQLFGNLMRLGQQQEGR; encoded by the coding sequence ATGGCTTTGCTTGTCAAGAACCGGCGCAGGCGTCCGAAGAGCAAGGGATCGCTGTTCAAGCTGGGCGCGATGTTCGTCGTCGTGGCGCTCGTCGCCGGTCTCGCTCTCTTCAACAAGGACCGGGTCCTCACCACGCTGCGACCGGGCACGGAGTTGACCATCAACTTCGCGCGTGACTACCGGCTCCAGCCCTACGCCACGGAAGTCAAGGTCGCCGGCATCCCGATCGGCAAGGTCGTGGATGTCCGGGAGGCGCAGGACGGCTCCGCCGACGTCACGGTGAAGGTCGACGACGACGTGCCCGCCAAGCTGCGCACCGCCCCCTCGGCGGTGATCCGGGCGGCCACCGTGCTGGGCGGCAGGTACTACGTGGACCTCGTTCCCGGCGGGGAGAAGGGCACGCCGGCCGGCGAAATCCCCAAGGACCGCACGCGGGTGCCGGTCGAGCTCGACAAGGTCGTCGACGCGCTGCCGCCGAACACCCTGAACTCGTTGCAGAAGACGGTCGGGAGCCTGGACGCCACACTGGACGACGAAGGCCGAGCGGCCATCGACCAGCTCCTGGCCGACGCGCCGGGCACGCTGGACCCGGCCGGTGACGTCCTGCGCGCCGCGCAGGGCACCCGGCCGCGCCAGGACCTCACCGACGTGGTCAGCGGGCTCGAATCGGCTTCCTCCGCGCTGACGAAGGAGCCGGGGCAGCTCGACTCCATCGTCCGGAACCTCGGCAAGGTCAGCACCGTGCTGGGGGATCGCGCGTCGGACCTGTCCCACACGGTCTCCGGCCTGCCCGAGGCGCTGGACTCGACGAACGCCGGGCTCTCCCGGCTGGACGGCACGCTGGCCAAGATCAAGGACGTCGCCGAACCGGCCCGTCCGGTGGCCCGCGAGCTCGACACGGCTCTGCAGCACGCCGACCCGGTGCTGGCGAAGGCACGTCCGCTGGTGAACGACCTGAAGGACTTGCTGACCGACGCCAGGCCTGTCGTCCGTGATCTCGTGCCGACCGCCCAGGGCCTGACCACAGCGCTCGACGACGTGCGCGGACCGGTACTCGACCGGGTGAACGGTCCGATCAAGTCGACGATCCTCTCGCCGTACCGCGGAACGGGACCGTACGCCGGCACCTCCGGCGACCGGCCGCTCTACCAGGAACTCGGATACATGCTGTCCAACGCGGACAGGGCATCGTCGATGACCGACGGCAACGGCGCGTCGATCGCGTTCGAACCCGGAGTCGGCCCCGGCACCATCGGCGGTCTGCCGATCAGCCTCGAACAGCTCTTCGGCAACCTCATGAGGCTCGGACAGCAGCAGGAGGGGCGATGA
- a CDS encoding MlaD family protein — protein MTREQGRIKKTWERVRSEPKLGRNVLTLVVLVVLGLAVGGYIVSQQGAGTTTWPWQDRFIMKAEFDNAPAVSPGNGQEVRIAGVKVGQIDSASVSDDGKALLTLSIDPQYKVYDNARTVLRPKSPLNEMYVEIDPGGPPGKEIPQDGTLPASHSQRPIQVDEVLGHLDDNTLNALTSLVNESDAALAHAPQSLASGLSATDQVATDLKPVVTALQTRKDTLAKLVTALARISKSVGGNDARLSSLAKSLQETLGAAGAQSGPLDASLAQLPDLTRQLDEATSSVVGLSDQLDPTLENLRKASGELPDSLSKLTKAVDQAGNTVDQATPVVAKAKPVVDDLRPLVGDLNGTLPDLHEITGRLNPVTAAVLPYLNDLSAFVYQTNSLTSLHDANGGILRGLLEFTPSSLGIPGVGATSGQTPR, from the coding sequence ATGACCCGCGAGCAAGGCCGGATCAAGAAGACCTGGGAACGCGTCCGCAGCGAGCCGAAGCTCGGCCGGAACGTGCTCACGCTGGTGGTGCTGGTGGTGCTCGGGCTGGCGGTCGGGGGCTACATCGTCAGCCAGCAGGGCGCGGGGACCACGACCTGGCCGTGGCAGGACAGGTTCATCATGAAGGCGGAGTTCGACAACGCTCCCGCCGTCAGCCCGGGCAATGGCCAGGAGGTCCGGATCGCCGGGGTGAAGGTCGGCCAGATCGACTCGGCGTCCGTCTCGGACGACGGCAAGGCGCTGCTCACCCTCTCCATCGACCCGCAGTACAAGGTGTACGACAACGCACGCACGGTGCTGCGCCCGAAGAGCCCGCTCAACGAGATGTACGTCGAAATCGACCCCGGCGGGCCGCCGGGGAAGGAAATCCCGCAGGACGGGACGCTCCCGGCGAGCCACTCGCAGCGGCCGATCCAGGTCGACGAGGTGCTCGGGCACCTGGACGACAACACGCTGAACGCACTGACGTCCTTGGTCAACGAGTCCGACGCGGCCTTGGCCCACGCACCGCAGTCGCTCGCGAGCGGCCTCTCGGCGACCGACCAGGTCGCGACCGACCTCAAGCCGGTCGTGACGGCGCTGCAGACCCGCAAGGACACACTGGCGAAGCTGGTGACCGCTCTCGCCCGGATCTCCAAGTCCGTCGGCGGCAACGACGCGCGGCTGTCGTCGCTGGCCAAGAGCCTGCAGGAGACGCTCGGAGCCGCCGGCGCGCAGAGTGGCCCGCTCGACGCGTCGCTGGCGCAGCTGCCCGACCTCACCCGTCAGCTCGACGAGGCGACGAGCAGCGTGGTCGGGCTGAGCGACCAGCTCGATCCGACGCTGGAAAACCTGCGCAAGGCCTCGGGTGAGCTGCCCGATTCCCTGTCGAAGCTGACGAAGGCCGTGGACCAGGCCGGCAACACGGTGGACCAGGCGACCCCGGTCGTGGCGAAGGCCAAGCCCGTCGTCGACGACCTGCGCCCGCTCGTCGGTGACCTCAACGGGACGCTGCCGGACCTGCACGAGATCACCGGCCGGCTCAACCCGGTCACGGCGGCCGTCCTGCCGTACCTGAACGACCTCTCGGCCTTCGTCTACCAGACGAATTCCCTGACCAGCCTGCACGACGCCAACGGAGGGATCCTGCGCGGCCTGCTCGAGTTCACGCCGAGCAGCCTGGGGATCCCCGGAGTGGGCGCCACGTCCGGCCAGACTCCCCGCTAG
- a CDS encoding MlaD family protein gives MRISHSAMPVIRLIVLVVFATACAVFFGYLWVNSGGKLPFSSSRYTLTATFPRVANLVPDSDVMISGVAVGKVAEIKNEGGRARVTVELDQQYPLHGGVTVQVRNKTLVEETFLQLTDGDGPALDSGAVLPENAGKPAVGLNDVLAGIDPSTRQALASTVRSLGASTKDSQDSISRALSGLGDLGREGQGALAALSAQSEDLKKLSGNAAGLLAALDTRQGQIAQLVRDADTLTKTTADGGQDLQTVMRELPGVMDKAKSASDGLNELSGSLAPVAKNLNTAAPDLSKALEQLPQTAGDLRGLLPSLNGVLDHAPDTLARVPVVAADAHQLLPTLNVALGDVNPMLSYLQPYGHDVAAMFTNMGQALSRGDDNGTALRVFIILNEQSLRGNPLNLNNIPPLDKSNPYPAPGQSSNPGPYQGGSYPRVEKGTK, from the coding sequence ATGAGGATCTCTCATTCCGCGATGCCGGTGATCCGGCTGATCGTGCTCGTCGTGTTCGCCACCGCCTGCGCCGTGTTCTTCGGCTACCTCTGGGTGAACTCCGGCGGCAAGCTCCCCTTCAGCAGCTCCCGCTACACGCTCACGGCGACCTTCCCGCGCGTGGCGAACCTCGTGCCCGACTCCGACGTGATGATCAGCGGCGTCGCCGTCGGCAAGGTGGCCGAGATCAAGAACGAGGGCGGCCGCGCGCGCGTGACCGTGGAGCTCGATCAGCAGTACCCGCTGCACGGTGGGGTGACGGTCCAGGTCCGGAACAAGACGCTCGTGGAGGAGACCTTCCTCCAGCTGACCGACGGCGACGGTCCGGCCCTGGACAGCGGAGCGGTCCTGCCGGAGAACGCGGGCAAGCCCGCTGTCGGCCTGAACGACGTGCTGGCCGGCATCGACCCTTCGACCAGGCAGGCGCTGGCGAGCACGGTCCGCTCGCTCGGTGCGTCCACGAAGGACAGCCAGGACAGCATCTCCCGCGCCTTGAGCGGTCTCGGTGACCTCGGCCGTGAAGGGCAGGGCGCGCTGGCCGCGCTGTCCGCGCAGAGTGAGGACCTGAAGAAGCTCAGCGGGAACGCAGCCGGCCTCCTCGCCGCACTGGACACCCGCCAGGGTCAGATCGCGCAGCTGGTGCGTGACGCCGACACCTTGACGAAGACCACCGCGGACGGCGGGCAAGACCTTCAGACCGTCATGCGGGAGCTGCCGGGCGTCATGGACAAGGCCAAGAGCGCGAGCGACGGCCTGAACGAGCTGTCGGGTTCGCTCGCGCCGGTTGCGAAGAACCTCAACACCGCCGCCCCGGACCTGAGCAAGGCGCTGGAACAGCTGCCGCAGACCGCCGGCGACCTGCGCGGCCTGCTGCCCTCGCTCAACGGCGTGCTCGACCACGCGCCGGACACACTGGCGCGGGTGCCGGTGGTGGCCGCGGACGCCCACCAGCTGCTGCCGACGCTGAACGTCGCGCTCGGCGACGTCAACCCGATGCTGTCCTACCTGCAGCCGTACGGGCACGACGTCGCGGCGATGTTCACCAACATGGGCCAGGCCCTGTCGAGGGGCGACGACAACGGCACGGCCTTGCGCGTCTTCATCATCCTCAACGAGCAGAGCCTGCGCGGGAACCCGCTCAACCTCAACAACATCCCGCCCCTCGACAAGAGCAACCCGTACCCGGCACCCGGCCAGTCCTCGAACCCGGGGCCGTACCAGGGCGGCTCGTACCCGCGAGTGGAGAAGGGAACGAAGTGA